Genomic window (Arachis hypogaea cultivar Tifrunner chromosome 13, arahy.Tifrunner.gnm2.J5K5, whole genome shotgun sequence):
GCCCAGCTCCGAGTTTTGAACACCATTCGTGCAAGTCTGTGGAGCAGGCAGTGGTTCGCTACAAGGCGGACGAAAGGGGTGTAAAGATGAGGCTGCGGAGGCACAATTACTGTTGGACGGGAGAATTAGGCAATCCACTTGATGGGATGATGAAGCCGCAGCAGATCCTACTTGAAATTGCTGATATGTTGTGTCTAACTTGGATATCTTCATGTAATGACCTATCCTGAGCATCTTAATATACTGCATTCGGATCATAATATATAGAAACAAgcatatgaattttttttctcaTATAAAAATGAATccatacataaaataaaaaatcttgacTGCCAAAAAATATCAGCACTATAGCAAAACTTAATATATAAGTGCAAACTATAtctacaaaattttatatttatcagCACAACAATAAATCCAAACCAAAATATAGAGAAACATGAAATCTTTGAATCAGCAACAGGTTCAAGGCAAAAGATAGTAGCAGCCTTCAAGATCATAATGCAAGTAGAGTTGTTCAACCTCAACACACCACCACGAATAACAATTAATAGGTAACAAAGTCAAATTAAGAGAAAATAGTAGCAACAATATTAAGAATACTCAAAACCATCATGCTTTACATAGTTCTCAACATTTGAAAAATAGAAATCCACAATCATACtagacaagaaaataaaagacataGAAACCAGATTCTGATCCCTTTCCACCCAGTCAAAACATTAAGCCTTTTTCAAATAATCTTTACAAACATGCTGATGTGACAATTTAACCTAAAGAAACTGCACTATTGGAGGGATGGGAAAAAATTGAAGCAGtgacatgaaaaagaaaactaaattaatcaattatatatatatataaggagagAACAATAGAATGTTGAAGCTAAAAGATTAGATTTGCTGATTCCAACTTTCTCATTAATCTCATTAAGAAGCAACCATAATCATCACATCAGCAACAAAATTCTAAGATAAGAACTTTTTAAAACAATAATCGGCAACAATATTAGCGTACCTAACAAATCTTACTCCAGAATACAACATTAACTCACTTAAAAACGCATTCAAAAATACCATAAACCCCAACTCAGAACTCCCTCAACAAATTAACTCAGCTAACAAGATCAAAAGAACCATGCATGTAACTATCAACCATTAATGGCCTCACTTTCTCTAAACAAATCAGCAACCACACAGGATGAACCAGTGGTGCTTACCATCAgtggaaggaatggttttgacgGTGAGAGAAGAAGGACGGGGCCTCGGACAGAGAGAGAAGGGGCTCAAGGACAAGGCTCGCCGCGGGGACAGAGACGTCTTCTTGCAACCGATGACGACGACAATGGATACTGACTTGGGAACGACGACGAGTACTGCAACGCCACAGCTCTGAGCACGACATGGAGAAGAAAACCAGGGTCGACGGCAATGGATGGAGGGGTTGAACTATGAAGGGTTTAATAGTAATGAGAGTAATAAGGATTATGTAGTGGCGGTAGGTTATGTGATTTGAATAGTGAATGAGTAATAGTGAATGAGTGATATATCAGGAGTCCTCATCAGGTAGTAGTAtgttagcataaaaaaattataataaaaataataacaacaacaataataataataataaaaacaataaatcgAAGCAACAGGATAAAAGAAtacaaataattataataaaaaaacaccagaacaaaataataatattatattattattatgattattattataattataataacaaatcaccttatcaaaattaaaatataatattacatTGTCATTAAATTAATAACATTAGAGTTATTTAAATAAAGGACAAGCACGTTTATATATGCTTTAAAACTTTAACATAATAAGAGtgcttttatttataattatttaatttaaaactaaTATGAATACATTAACTTTTTTGCTTAAAATTACCGATTTTAaacagttaattttttaataaactgAGTAACATAATTAATGATAAAGGTATAATAATGCGACTATAATAATTTGgagcaaaataaattaaatcattaatttaaattatgcTTTTAAGGTTAAAAATTCTATACGTAATGATAAATCTGTATTCTATACCGTATCCAAAATCTATACATGTCTTTTAATTAATCAATGTTATCTCAACGATGTAGTAGTCATAACAATAGACATTAGACAACAATTCTTTAAGAAGTTTCACTATTTGGGGACATATATTTATATTCTTTATATCATAACTACATATAtagaaaaaaagttaaaaatataaaaaccttgGATTCATTCGAATCATGTCTCAAAACCATTCCAAGTTACACAATACTAACTAAGGTAACTCAAGTCATCCAATAAGTTCATTGCTACttcatcaaattcaacatccaaaTATAACGTCACATCAGTCACTGAGTTCATTTTAGTCCCAATTTTTCAGGAAACAAGTTCAAACAAGGTCCGTCAGAACTCAAAGGTATGTAATAAGATCAAATTAAAGCCCAAACAACTGGAATCTAAAACCCAAGTCAAAATATCAAACAAACAACATGAATCAAAAGATCTCATTCTCTTCTGGTGTTTTATTTAGGTCAAAAGTTAGCATGGAAGCATTGTGTTCAATAGAAACAACCTCATCAGAACTATCGGCTGGCACCAGGTCTTCGTCTTGCATTAAATTTTGAACTATCTCTTCTGTTTCTTTTGGAGTCTCTTGAATCTTATGCCGAGCTAAACCTGAAAGATATATTATAGCCAATCAAGTCCAAGGTATtacaaattatacaaaaaaaCATGGTTAAGCTTAACACTATAGACATCTTGTTTGGCTTACGTTCCCAAAGTCGTGTAAGACGTCTTTCTATAAGAATGAATTCCTCCCGAGATGCAATTTCAAGTTCAACAATAAAACTTTTATCATAGCGTGCTTGCACAATATAAGAAAGTGCAGTCTGAAGTAGTGTAATAATTGGAAGCTAGAAGTCATCAACACAACTAATCAAGAGGCACTTTCCATTCAGAATCAGCAACATTTCAAGCTTTGGGGCAACTAAAGACTATGCCAACTGGAAACCAATCAAACCATGGtgactaattaaataataaagtgcaTAAAAAAACCATAACAAAAATTGACCAACTCGTTATTAGTTAACAATTATATAATATGGAAAAATCAtactcctctctctccccttctccCGCTGCCCTCCCCGTTTTTATTTCTACTTTCTCTTTGCCACATTAGGACAAAATCATTTTTTCTGCCTAAGTGAGATGGAATCCATCCTTCAAGGTCTTGGGATGTAgttaaatcacaaaacaagaaattaggAGGCTATAGAGGAATTATTCTCTAAAGTGCAAGTAACTAATAAAGAGAAAGTATAATTTGATATGGACTAAATTACAGTTTAAAGATAGCAAAATTTGATATGCAGTTCAAAGCTTCAAAGGTAAGGACTAATACATTCACTACCAATAAATTACAATAGTGAGCTATGGATTTCAAAGTATGCCATTTGTGTTATCGGGTATGGAAATCTCTATAGTCCATTATGTTTCTTCGGTTTTCCTATGTCCACTTCTTTTGTTtatattacaaaaatgaaaagtaTGAGCTGAAAATCCATACAAATTAAATCAAGAGCATGTGATATGTGTATCAGATCAACAAAAGTAGTAGATTTTCACATGTAGGAAAAACTATTTGTTGGAACTGGAGACAGAAAGTAAAGTACATTGATGAATCACAAGAGTACAAGATAGAGAGGATTTTACGAGATAGATTTCAAATACCCTACTTTATACACAATTACTTCTAGTTAAACTACTCAGTCAAACCATATTCTAAAAAGAGGATCCTAAGACTAATTTGAGATTACAGTATTAGTAATAATTGAATATAAAAAGGAAATTTCATAATTTGGCTTTGCTAAACTACTGAGGATCTAAAGCACTTTTCTCTTATAGAAAAAGATCAGCAGGTGAGGGGATCCTCATTGTTCTTGAATTGAATTAGTAGGAATAAGACAGTCACTAAAAACGTATTTGTTTCAGTTTTTTTGTAAAtttgagttggaaaatatagACGAAAGCCAGTTGTGGTATCATGATGAATTTTTAGAAGACTCAGTCATCAAAATCTTCATAATTCATACACTTGGTCCATAAATTTAGATTTTACCTTCACCTCTTCTAGTATTTGGTATGAAAGAAATATGTCTGTGCTTGTTATGAACCCAAAGCCAAATTTCTTGCGGTACTTTGTTCCGAATTGAATCAATTTCTACAATG
Coding sequences:
- the LOC112792496 gene encoding uncharacterized protein isoform X2, with protein sequence MHIEIDSIRNKVPQEIWLWVHNKHRHISFIPNTRRGLARHKIQETPKETEEIVQNLMQDEDLVPADSSDEYIKMLRIGHYMKISKLDTTYQQFQVGSAAASSSHQVDCLILPSNSNCASAASSLHPFRPPCSEPLPAPQTCTNGVQNSELGVENLDPEADEVDSFEQHVDNLFAASEAQKRKG
- the LOC112792496 gene encoding uncharacterized protein isoform X1 — its product is MHIEIDSIRNKVPQEIWLWVHNKHRHISFIPNTRRGEGLARHKIQETPKETEEIVQNLMQDEDLVPADSSDEYIKMLRIGHYMKISKLDTTYQQFQVGSAAASSSHQVDCLILPSNSNCASAASSLHPFRPPCSEPLPAPQTCTNGVQNSELGVENLDPEADEVDSFEQHVDNLFAASEAQKRKG
- the LOC112792496 gene encoding uncharacterized protein isoform X4, with product MHIGLARHKIQETPKETEEIVQNLMQDEDLVPADSSDEYIKMLRIGHYMKISKLDTTYQQFQVGSAAASSSHQVDCLILPSNSNCASAASSLHPFRPPCSEPLPAPQTCTNGVQNSELGVENLDPEADEVDSFEQHVDNLFAASEAQKRKG
- the LOC112792496 gene encoding uncharacterized protein isoform X5; translation: MHIGLARHKIQETPKETEEIVQNLMQDEDLVPADSSDEFNPSIHCRRPWFSSPCRAQSCGVAVLVVVPKSVSIVVVIGCKKTSLSPRRALSLSPFSLCPRPRPSSLTVKTIPSTDVY
- the LOC112792496 gene encoding uncharacterized protein isoform X3; this translates as MHIEIDSIRNKVPQEIWLWVHNKHRHISFIPNTRRGEGLARHKIQETPKETEEIVQNLMQDEDLVPADSSDEFNPSIHCRRPWFSSPCRAQSCGVAVLVVVPKSVSIVVVIGCKKTSLSPRRALSLSPFSLCPRPRPSSLTVKTIPSTDVY